TCCAGCACTTCCGCGATGTTCTTGTCGTGGTAGGTGACTTCCAGCGTTTCGGCGTTGTACCGGGCGCCCTGGCAGGTCGGGCACGGCGCGTAGGTGCCGGGCAGGAACAGCAGTTCGACCGCGACGAATCCTTCGCCCTGGCAGGTCTCGCACCGCCCCTCGGGCACGTTGAAGGAGAACCGCCCGGCCGAGTAGCCGCGCGCCCTGGCCTCGTCCGTCGCCGCGTACAGCTTGCGCACCGCGTCGAACATCCCCGTGTACGTCGCCAGGTTGGACCGGGGAGTTCGGCCGATGGGCCGTTGGTCGACCCGGACCAGCCGGTCGAACGACTCGACCCCCGACGCGTCCTGGACGTCGACCTCCAGCTGCGCCTCGTCGGGCTCCTCGGGTACGAGTCCGAGGTGGCCGCGGACGACCTCGGCGAGCACCTGCGTCACCAGCGTCGACTTTCCGGAACCGGACACGCCCGTCACCGCCGTCAGTACACAGAGCGGTACGTCGACGGACACGTCGTGCAGATTGTGGCGGGAGACGCCGCTCAGGTGCAACCAGCCGTGTGGTGTGCGCGGGCGGTGATCGAGCGGCTGGGCACGCCCGAACAGGTACTGGCTCGTGGCCGACTCCCCGACCCGCTCAAGACCGGCGACCGGGCCGCTGTACAGCACGCGTCCGCCGCCCTCACCCGCGCCGGGGCCGATGTCGACCACCCAGTCTGCCCGCCGTACGACGTCCATGTCGTGCTCCACGACGAACAGCGAGTTGCCCGCCGCCTTGAGGCGGTCCAGCACGTCCAGCAACGGTTCCGCGTCAGCCGGGTGCAGGCCCGCGGAGGGTTCGTCGAGAACGTAGACGACGCCGAACAGCCCCGAGCGCAGCTGGGTAGCGATCCGCAGGCGCTGCGCCTCGCCGGGCGACAGAGTCGTCGAGCGGCGCCCGAGGCTGAGATATCCGAGGCCCAGGTCGAGCAGTACGTCGACCCGCGCGACCAGATCGCCGCAGATCCGGACCGCGACCTCGGTCGTCTCCCCGGATCGGGCGGTCGACGTGGTGGCGTCGGCCTCGGACCGCCCCGCGACGGGCCGCAGCAGCGCCACGACCTCGGTGAGCGGCATCGCGTTGATCTCGGCGATGGAACGTCCGACAAAGGTCACGGCGAGCGCCTCGGGCCGCAGTCCGCTGCCGTGACACTCGGGGCAGGGCACACTCCTGACGAACCGGAGCGCCCGTTCTCGCATCTTCTCGCTCTTGGAGTCGGCGAGGACGTGCATGACGTGCTTGCGGGCGCTCCAGA
The DNA window shown above is from Streptomyces sp. NBC_01445 and carries:
- the uvrA gene encoding excinuclease ABC subunit UvrA, with the translated sequence MSKDATDPFVHVRGASENNLRNIDVDVPRDVMVAFTGVSGSGKSSLAFGTLYAEAQRRYFESVAPYARRLLQQVGAPHVQEITGLPPAVALQQRRGSPSSRSTVGTITTLSNLLRMLYSRAGTYPPRAARLEAESFSPNTAAGACPECHGLGIVHDVAEDLLVPDPSLSIREGAIAAWPGAWQGANLRSVVSGLGIDIDRPWRRLRKKDRDWLLYTDEQPSVYIEPEEDRVDYGYQGKFWSARKHVMHVLADSKSEKMRERALRFVRSVPCPECHGSGLRPEALAVTFVGRSIAEINAMPLTEVVALLRPVAGRSEADATTSTARSGETTEVAVRICGDLVARVDVLLDLGLGYLSLGRRSTTLSPGEAQRLRIATQLRSGLFGVVYVLDEPSAGLHPADAEPLLDVLDRLKAAGNSLFVVEHDMDVVRRADWVVDIGPGAGEGGGRVLYSGPVAGLERVGESATSQYLFGRAQPLDHRPRTPHGWLHLSGVSRHNLHDVSVDVPLCVLTAVTGVSGSGKSTLVTQVLAEVVRGHLGLVPEEPDEAQLEVDVQDASGVESFDRLVRVDQRPIGRTPRSNLATYTGMFDAVRKLYAATDEARARGYSAGRFSFNVPEGRCETCQGEGFVAVELLFLPGTYAPCPTCQGARYNAETLEVTYHDKNIAEVLELSVDAAAKFLSAVPAASRSLETLREVGLGYLRLGQPATELSGGEAQRIKLATELQRARRGHALYLLDEPTAGLHPSDIALLLRQLHRLVDAGNTVVLVEHDLDTIATADWVIDLGPGGGDAGGRVVAAGRPAKVARARRSATAPYLAARLARS